A window from Exiguobacterium marinum DSM 16307 encodes these proteins:
- a CDS encoding GNAT family N-acetyltransferase: protein MLTIQSGQEADLIQQARQVREVVFIQEQGIDASLEYDDLDDVCTHVVGLLDSEPVTTARLRPIDSNIGKVERVATIESARGHGYGKDVMNEVERVAKHRGLGELRLGAQLTALPFYEKLGYEAFGDEFLDADIPHRMMKKTW from the coding sequence ATGTTGACGATTCAAAGTGGGCAAGAAGCTGATTTGATTCAACAGGCGAGACAAGTGAGAGAAGTTGTATTCATTCAGGAACAAGGAATTGATGCGAGTTTAGAATATGACGACTTAGACGATGTGTGTACACATGTGGTCGGTCTCCTTGACTCGGAGCCTGTGACAACGGCACGCCTTCGTCCCATCGATTCGAACATCGGAAAAGTAGAACGGGTGGCGACGATCGAGTCGGCACGGGGACATGGATATGGGAAAGATGTTATGAACGAAGTCGAACGTGTGGCAAAACATCGAGGGTTGGGTGAATTACGATTAGGCGCACAACTGACGGCGCTTCCGTTTTATGAAAAACTCGGGTACGAGGCATTCGGAGACGAGTTTTTGGATGCGGATATTCCGCATCGTATGATGAAGAAAACGTGGTAA
- a CDS encoding alanyl-tRNA editing protein, whose translation MNQHTLETVVTAVKMDQSGYWHTLENSPFYAEGGGQPADRGWIGSHEVLDIQLIEDEVRHLLHESLPIGTTVEARIDEDVRRDHSIQHTAQHLLTAILEDRHGIRTLSFGIGSADSSIEIETTTMDWPQINALEHELQQLVYENRPIHVYEIPEEEVDRTRLRKATDRMGMIRIVEIEGIDYNACGGTHVGTTGQLGTIHVTAMKKVRGNIRLTYVAGDRALKATQQAREALRSIHHTFSTTNESVAERVIEEHTIRLEREKEIKTLEERIAKAKVEAVLKEDNYVALHVGRTEAETLTTAIVERIAATGRIAVGANYGTQKLFVMHDGTHDIAVGKFLKTALQEMQIGRGGGNHKQAQARFTSVSELERGMEEIVKRLQEGVLSC comes from the coding sequence ATGAATCAACACACATTGGAAACAGTCGTAACTGCGGTCAAAATGGATCAATCAGGTTATTGGCATACACTTGAGAACAGTCCGTTTTATGCAGAAGGCGGTGGACAGCCAGCCGATCGGGGATGGATTGGATCACATGAAGTATTAGATATACAACTCATTGAAGACGAGGTTCGGCACCTCTTGCACGAGTCCTTACCGATTGGTACAACGGTAGAGGCTCGAATCGATGAAGATGTGAGACGTGATCATTCGATTCAACATACTGCTCAACATCTTTTAACGGCAATCTTAGAGGACCGTCACGGCATTCGCACGCTCAGCTTTGGAATCGGGTCAGCCGACTCGTCCATTGAGATTGAAACGACAACGATGGACTGGCCACAAATTAACGCACTTGAGCATGAGTTGCAACAACTGGTCTACGAGAACCGTCCGATTCATGTGTATGAGATACCGGAGGAAGAAGTGGATCGAACGCGTTTACGGAAGGCGACCGATCGCATGGGGATGATTCGCATCGTAGAAATCGAAGGGATTGACTACAATGCATGCGGCGGCACCCACGTGGGGACAACCGGACAACTCGGTACGATTCACGTGACGGCGATGAAGAAAGTCAGAGGGAATATTCGCTTGACGTATGTGGCCGGTGACCGGGCACTCAAGGCGACCCAACAAGCGCGAGAAGCGTTACGTTCGATTCACCATACATTCTCGACAACGAATGAATCCGTGGCAGAGCGTGTGATTGAAGAACATACGATTCGTCTAGAACGTGAAAAAGAGATTAAGACGCTAGAAGAACGGATTGCGAAAGCGAAAGTAGAGGCAGTGTTGAAAGAAGATAACTATGTAGCGTTACATGTGGGGCGGACCGAAGCTGAAACGTTGACGACCGCCATCGTCGAACGGATTGCCGCGACGGGACGAATTGCGGTTGGAGCCAACTATGGCACGCAGAAATTGTTTGTCATGCATGATGGGACGCATGATATCGCCGTCGGTAAATTCTTGAAAACCGCCCTTCAAGAGATGCAGATTGGTCGTGGCGGCGGAAACCATAAGCAGGCACAAGCACGATTCACATCCGTGTCTGAGCTGGAGCGAGGGATGGAAGAAATCGTGAAACGATTGCAGGAAGGGGTGCTTTCATGTTGA
- a CDS encoding GntR family transcriptional regulator: MLEIDKQSPLPIYYQIEAYLKQQIDDGLLKPGDTLPSEREFSEQFHVSRMTIRQAIMNLVNAGYLSRQKGRGTFVASQKIAMTLSGLTSFSEEIKHRGMRPLSRLLSYEVIPATDLIAQQLSIPNQTPVYEMKRLRLADDNPLALETAYIPVHLLPDLTQDDATGSIYAYAEQRGLRLKNATQTLEARSAGPEEAKLLTISPNAPVLLIDQRTYLDDGGMFEYSRSLFRGDSYSLTVAMDRI, from the coding sequence ATGTTAGAAATTGATAAACAATCTCCGTTACCTATTTATTATCAAATTGAAGCGTACTTAAAGCAACAAATTGATGACGGATTGTTAAAACCAGGAGACACCCTGCCTTCAGAGCGTGAATTTTCCGAGCAATTTCATGTCAGTCGAATGACAATTCGTCAAGCGATTATGAATCTCGTCAACGCCGGTTATTTGAGCCGTCAAAAAGGACGGGGCACCTTTGTCGCGAGTCAAAAGATTGCGATGACATTATCCGGACTGACGAGTTTTTCTGAAGAAATCAAACATCGAGGCATGCGCCCGCTCAGTCGTCTCTTATCGTACGAGGTCATTCCGGCAACGGATCTCATCGCGCAGCAACTGAGCATCCCAAATCAGACACCTGTTTATGAAATGAAGCGGCTACGACTCGCAGATGACAATCCGCTTGCGCTCGAGACCGCCTATATCCCAGTCCATTTATTGCCGGATTTGACGCAAGATGACGCCACGGGCTCTATTTATGCGTACGCCGAACAACGTGGACTACGTCTGAAGAATGCCACGCAGACACTCGAAGCTCGAAGCGCCGGTCCTGAAGAAGCCAAGCTCCTCACTATCTCTCCGAACGCTCCGGTACTGTTGATTGACCAGCGAACGTATCTCGATGATGGCGGCATGTTTGAATATAGTCGTTCCCTTTTCCGTGGAGACTCGTACTCTTTGACCGTCGCCATGGATCGCATATAA